A stretch of the Mesorhizobium sp. Pch-S genome encodes the following:
- a CDS encoding RidA family protein — translation MKRKAINPDSMYKSLPFGFSHAVEQNSGRTLHMAGQVAWNSAGELVGPGDLAAQARQALANLKTVLAEVGATPGDVVRLRTYVVNHTPDKLGPIEAEVKAFFGDATPAANTLIGVQTLAMPEFLIEIEATAAL, via the coding sequence ATGAAGCGCAAGGCGATCAACCCGGACAGCATGTACAAGTCGCTGCCGTTCGGATTTTCCCATGCCGTCGAGCAGAACAGCGGGCGCACCCTGCATATGGCAGGCCAGGTTGCCTGGAACAGCGCCGGCGAACTCGTAGGCCCGGGCGACCTGGCAGCGCAGGCACGCCAGGCCCTGGCCAATCTCAAGACCGTCCTGGCGGAAGTCGGCGCCACGCCAGGCGACGTGGTGCGGCTGCGCACCTATGTCGTCAATCACACGCCCGACAAGCTCGGCCCGATCGAGGCCGAAGTGAAGGCCTTCTTCGGCGACGCCACGCCGGCCGCCAACACCTTGATCGGCGTCCAGACGCTGGCCATGCCGGAATTTCTCATCGAGATCGAGGCAACGGCGGCACTCTGA
- a CDS encoding ABC transporter ATP-binding protein → MNGFLEIRGLSARLAGTGQRLLRSVDISLPSGSVRGLVGESGAGKSMIGKAVLGVLPKAVEIIEGEILLDGQDLQKVSAAERRRLIGAKAALIPQDPLTALNPSRRIGPQITNRLVDILGWTKARAATRALEVLAEVSIPEPERIMRLYPHELSGGMRQRILIASAFAAEPKLIVADEPTTALDVTVQKQILKLISELQARHGTALLFVTHDLGVVSKVCDTLSVLYAGKVVEDTTVERFFAAPQHAYSSALLAATPRHTDPASSLQPVPRAVLDAVAAEIVASDSAWRPNGGAGG, encoded by the coding sequence ATGAACGGCTTCCTCGAGATACGCGGGCTGTCGGCCCGGCTTGCCGGCACCGGCCAGCGCCTGCTGCGCTCAGTCGACATCAGCCTGCCGTCCGGCTCGGTACGTGGACTGGTCGGCGAAAGTGGTGCCGGCAAGAGCATGATCGGCAAGGCCGTACTCGGCGTGCTGCCAAAAGCCGTCGAGATCATCGAAGGCGAGATCCTGCTCGACGGCCAGGACCTGCAGAAGGTGTCGGCGGCCGAACGCAGGCGATTGATAGGCGCCAAGGCAGCACTGATCCCGCAGGATCCGCTGACGGCGCTCAACCCGTCGCGACGCATCGGCCCGCAGATCACCAACCGTCTCGTCGACATCCTCGGCTGGACCAAGGCGCGGGCCGCGACGCGCGCGCTGGAGGTGCTGGCGGAAGTCAGCATCCCGGAGCCCGAGCGCATCATGCGGCTCTACCCGCACGAGCTGTCCGGCGGCATGCGCCAGCGCATCCTGATTGCCTCGGCCTTCGCCGCCGAGCCAAAGCTGATCGTTGCCGACGAACCGACGACGGCGCTCGACGTCACCGTGCAGAAGCAGATCCTGAAACTGATCTCCGAACTGCAGGCGCGCCATGGTACGGCACTGCTGTTCGTCACCCATGACCTCGGCGTGGTCTCCAAGGTCTGCGACACACTTTCGGTGCTTTATGCCGGCAAGGTGGTCGAAGACACCACGGTTGAGCGCTTCTTCGCGGCTCCGCAGCACGCCTACAGTTCGGCGCTGCTGGCGGCGACGCCACGCCACACCGATCCAGCCTCGTCACTGCAGCCGGTGCCACGCGCGGTGCTCGATGCCGTCGCCGCCGAAATCGTGGCCAGCGACAGCGCCTGGCGTCCGAATGGAGGCGCCGGTGGCTGA
- a CDS encoding NAD(P)/FAD-dependent oxidoreductase has translation MTKYDAIFIGAGHNALACAAHLAKRGWKVGLFEAADRPGGAVKTLELTEPGFRHDLAAMNLSLFAGSAFNRVYGAELAQHGLEFAPAQDCFASVFPGGRWLGVSTDLATTTARIRAVSTRDGETWETLVKAFPARAERIFSILGSSMKKRALARILFSLLRRDGISGTLDLGRFLLSSPRAWLDETFESNEVKALLGAWGMHLDFAPDIAGGAVFPYLEGMANQSFGMVLGKGGADTMIGALTAMVEGHGCTIECNAKVERVVTAGGRATGVVLADGRRFEASRAVIATVSPKALAGLLPEGSGNSGFDRKMRDFRHAPGTMMIHLAVDSLPDWADPALQRFAYVHVAPSLDVMARAYQEAQAGLLPAEPVIVVGQPTAIDPGRAPGGKHILWLQTRVVPAEIKGDAAGIIQDRDWTTVREAYADRAIAIIERYAPGLSAKIIKRTVVSPLDLESGNANLVGGDQICGSHHLSQNFLFRPATGSADWSTPVRNFHLAGAATWPGAGVGAGSGFLLAQQLAGG, from the coding sequence ATGACCAAATACGACGCCATTTTCATTGGCGCGGGACACAACGCACTTGCCTGTGCGGCGCATCTCGCCAAACGCGGTTGGAAGGTCGGTCTGTTCGAGGCGGCAGACCGCCCGGGCGGCGCCGTGAAGACGCTTGAGCTGACCGAACCCGGTTTCCGCCACGACCTCGCCGCGATGAACCTCAGCCTGTTCGCAGGCTCAGCATTCAACCGGGTTTACGGCGCTGAACTGGCACAACACGGACTGGAGTTTGCACCAGCACAGGACTGTTTCGCCTCGGTGTTTCCGGGCGGGCGCTGGCTCGGCGTCTCCACCGACCTGGCCACGACGACGGCCCGCATCCGCGCGGTTTCGACACGCGACGGCGAGACCTGGGAGACGCTGGTGAAGGCGTTCCCGGCGCGGGCGGAGCGGATCTTTTCGATCCTCGGCAGCTCGATGAAAAAGCGTGCACTTGCACGTATCTTGTTTTCGCTGCTGCGCAGGGACGGCATCTCCGGCACGCTCGACCTCGGCCGCTTCCTGCTGTCGTCACCGCGCGCCTGGCTGGACGAGACCTTCGAAAGCAACGAGGTGAAAGCGCTGCTGGGCGCCTGGGGCATGCATCTGGATTTCGCGCCCGACATCGCCGGCGGTGCCGTCTTCCCTTATCTCGAAGGCATGGCCAACCAGAGCTTCGGCATGGTGCTGGGCAAGGGTGGCGCCGACACCATGATCGGGGCACTGACGGCAATGGTCGAAGGTCATGGCTGCACCATCGAGTGCAATGCCAAGGTCGAGCGTGTCGTCACCGCCGGTGGTCGCGCGACCGGTGTTGTGCTGGCTGATGGGCGCCGCTTCGAAGCCAGCCGCGCCGTCATCGCAACCGTCTCCCCGAAAGCTCTCGCCGGGCTGTTGCCCGAAGGGTCCGGCAACAGCGGCTTCGATCGGAAAATGCGGGATTTCCGCCATGCGCCGGGCACGATGATGATCCACCTGGCGGTGGATTCGCTGCCCGACTGGGCCGACCCTGCCCTGCAGCGTTTCGCCTATGTGCATGTCGCGCCGTCGCTGGATGTCATGGCGCGCGCCTATCAGGAAGCGCAGGCCGGGCTGCTGCCCGCCGAGCCGGTGATCGTGGTCGGCCAGCCAACCGCGATCGATCCTGGCCGTGCACCGGGCGGCAAACACATACTGTGGCTTCAGACGCGCGTCGTGCCGGCAGAAATCAAGGGCGACGCTGCCGGCATCATTCAGGACCGCGACTGGACAACGGTGCGCGAGGCCTACGCCGACCGGGCGATCGCCATCATCGAGCGTTATGCGCCAGGACTGTCGGCCAAGATCATCAAGCGCACGGTGGTGAGCCCGCTCGACCTCGAAAGCGGCAATGCCAATCTGGTCGGCGGCGACCAGATCTGCGGCAGCCATCATCTTTCGCAGAACTTCCTGTTCCGGCCGGCAACGGGCTCGGCCGACTGGAGCACACCAGTGCGCAATTTCCATCTGGCTGGGGCCGCGACATGGCCAGGCGCGGGCGTCGGCGCCGGCTCCGGCTTTCTGCTCGCGCAGCAGCTTGCGGGCGGCTGA
- a CDS encoding MarR family transcriptional regulator, whose amino-acid sequence MNERTIIGDDTDGPRLGEIGLQQFAPYLMNRIMGRYNASLREDLAKLGLTTPKMRALAVLSVIDNLAISRLAVYAITEQSTLSRALDALETDGLVRRTADPEDSRATRISITEAGRAAFETLWPTMRHSYEHMFAGIDVAERTAFVATLQKMLLNVRKHEF is encoded by the coding sequence GTGAACGAACGCACGATCATAGGCGACGATACCGATGGCCCGCGGCTCGGTGAGATCGGGCTGCAGCAGTTCGCGCCCTATCTGATGAACCGCATCATGGGTCGCTACAATGCCTCGCTGCGCGAAGACCTCGCCAAGCTCGGCCTGACCACGCCGAAGATGCGTGCACTGGCCGTGCTGTCGGTGATCGACAACCTCGCCATCAGCCGCCTTGCCGTCTATGCCATCACCGAGCAGTCGACGCTCAGTCGCGCGCTCGACGCGCTGGAAACGGATGGGCTGGTGCGCCGCACCGCCGATCCGGAAGACAGCAGGGCGACGCGTATCTCCATCACGGAAGCCGGCCGCGCCGCGTTCGAGACGCTGTGGCCGACCATGCGCCACAGCTACGAGCACATGTTTGCCGGCATCGACGTGGCCGAGCGCACCGCTTTCGTGGCGACCTTGCAGAAGATGCTGCTCAACGTGCGCAAGCACGAGTTCTGA
- a CDS encoding ABC transporter permease, protein MLLRQTVSRLITTLITLFGVAVIVFVVIRVVPGNPIAMMLPPGASEADIERLKTLYGLDKSIFEQFVIWFGNVLHGDFGTSISTRQPVLSLVLDRLPATLELSIMALVMAVAIGVTLAILGTRFRGRKTEAGIDVANGIGLSVPDFLWGLALILLFGVLWPVFQISGRVSPRLELPFTSQFYLFESILRLRFDILADLLSHMFMPALALALPLAAIISQLLKQSLKETVNLDYSVLARTKGYSETRVILSEALPNSILPTLTLVGVQFTFLIGGTVIIERLFSYEGLGNMAIDAVINRDLPLIQGIVILFAILFTFVNLAVDMTYAFLNPKLRHA, encoded by the coding sequence ATGCTTCTTCGCCAGACCGTCTCCCGGCTCATCACCACGCTGATCACGCTGTTCGGCGTGGCGGTGATCGTTTTTGTCGTCATCCGCGTGGTACCAGGCAATCCCATCGCCATGATGCTGCCGCCCGGCGCGTCCGAGGCCGATATCGAACGACTGAAAACACTCTACGGGCTGGATAAATCCATCTTCGAGCAGTTCGTCATCTGGTTCGGTAATGTGCTGCATGGCGATTTCGGCACGTCGATCTCCACCCGCCAGCCAGTACTGTCGTTGGTGCTCGACCGGCTGCCGGCAACGCTGGAACTGTCGATCATGGCGCTGGTCATGGCGGTAGCGATCGGGGTGACGCTGGCCATTCTTGGAACACGCTTCCGGGGCCGCAAGACGGAAGCCGGCATCGACGTCGCCAACGGCATCGGCCTGTCGGTTCCGGATTTCCTGTGGGGGCTGGCGCTGATCCTGCTGTTCGGCGTGCTTTGGCCCGTCTTCCAGATTTCGGGGCGCGTCTCGCCACGGCTGGAGCTGCCTTTCACCAGCCAGTTCTATCTGTTCGAAAGCATCCTGCGCCTGCGCTTCGACATCCTGGCAGACCTGCTTTCCCACATGTTCATGCCGGCGCTGGCGCTCGCCTTGCCGCTGGCCGCGATCATCTCGCAACTGCTCAAGCAGTCGCTGAAGGAAACGGTCAATCTCGACTATTCCGTGCTCGCCCGCACCAAGGGCTATTCGGAAACCAGGGTCATCCTGTCGGAAGCCCTGCCCAACTCGATCCTGCCGACGCTGACACTGGTCGGCGTGCAGTTCACCTTCCTGATCGGCGGCACCGTCATCATCGAGCGGCTGTTCTCCTATGAGGGGCTCGGCAACATGGCGATCGACGCCGTCATCAACCGCGACCTGCCGCTGATCCAAGGCATCGTCATCCTGTTCGCCATCCTGTTCACCTTCGTCAATCTGGCCGTCGACATGACCTATGCCTTCCTCAACCCGAAGCTGCGCCATGCTTGA
- a CDS encoding NAD(P)/FAD-dependent oxidoreductase produces the protein MVAYDHIIIGSGINGLVAAAMLSKSGARVLLLEREQRLGGCMLSAEATLPGFTHDVMAATFVLFLTGPAHGALGQDLARHGLEFCHTPHPTAALRPDGSSVVLTTNRAANIKAFNGLSSGDGDRHATDVGSIEASAELLFGLLGGQLWSLATAKLLAREAWRRGLRGLVEYFGGALAPARGWLETSYKSPNIQALHAPWALHCGLSPEDTYSAQMGKVIAFALEAAGAPIVKGGAGKAVDAFRALIQEQGGTIRTGADVERILVRGGKATGVRLAGGEEIGASNSVIASVAPGQLYGRLLGPDAPSPAKDATRTYRHGRGNFQLHYALDRAPRWRAEGLEKVALIHLTDGIDAVSRSHNEATRGMLPATPTMCVGQPASLDPSRCPEGKAILWIQVPDAPRFIKGDAAGEIATQGAWDDATREAFADRLEAILANHIEGFRETVLARRAYSPADLEAMNINLVGGDPYGGACTIDQFFVWRPFAGSVNHRSAVKSLYHIGASTHPGPGLGGGSGFLVTKEFR, from the coding sequence ATCGTGGCCTACGATCACATCATCATCGGCAGCGGCATCAACGGGCTCGTGGCGGCGGCAATGCTGTCCAAGTCGGGCGCGCGGGTGCTGCTTCTGGAGCGCGAGCAGCGGCTCGGTGGCTGCATGCTCAGCGCCGAGGCGACATTGCCGGGCTTCACCCATGACGTGATGGCAGCCACTTTCGTTCTTTTCCTGACCGGGCCTGCCCATGGTGCGCTCGGTCAGGATCTTGCCCGTCACGGGCTCGAATTCTGCCATACGCCGCATCCGACGGCGGCGTTGCGCCCCGATGGCTCGAGCGTGGTGCTGACCACCAACCGTGCCGCCAATATAAAGGCCTTCAATGGCCTGTCGTCGGGCGATGGCGACCGTCACGCCACCGATGTCGGCTCGATCGAAGCCAGCGCTGAATTGCTGTTCGGTCTGCTGGGCGGTCAATTGTGGAGCCTCGCCACGGCCAAACTGCTGGCGCGCGAAGCCTGGCGGCGCGGCCTGCGCGGCCTCGTCGAATATTTCGGCGGTGCCCTGGCGCCGGCGCGCGGCTGGCTGGAGACAAGCTACAAGTCGCCGAACATCCAGGCCTTGCATGCGCCATGGGCGCTGCATTGCGGCCTGTCGCCGGAAGACACCTATTCCGCCCAGATGGGCAAGGTCATCGCCTTCGCGCTGGAAGCGGCAGGCGCCCCCATCGTCAAGGGCGGGGCCGGCAAGGCCGTCGACGCGTTCCGTGCGCTGATCCAGGAACAGGGCGGCACGATCCGGACCGGCGCCGATGTCGAGCGCATTCTTGTTCGTGGCGGCAAGGCGACCGGTGTCCGGCTTGCCGGCGGCGAGGAGATCGGCGCTTCGAATTCCGTCATCGCCTCCGTTGCGCCAGGCCAGCTCTACGGGCGCCTGCTCGGTCCGGATGCACCATCACCAGCCAAGGACGCGACACGTACCTATCGCCACGGTCGTGGCAACTTCCAGCTTCACTATGCGCTCGACCGCGCGCCGCGCTGGCGCGCCGAGGGATTGGAGAAGGTAGCGCTCATCCATCTCACCGATGGCATCGACGCCGTTTCCAGGTCGCACAACGAGGCGACCCGCGGCATGCTGCCGGCTACGCCGACCATGTGTGTCGGACAGCCGGCCTCGCTCGATCCGTCGCGCTGCCCCGAAGGCAAGGCGATCCTCTGGATCCAGGTGCCGGATGCGCCGCGCTTCATCAAGGGTGACGCCGCCGGCGAGATCGCCACGCAGGGCGCATGGGACGACGCGACGCGCGAGGCGTTCGCCGATCGCCTCGAAGCGATCCTGGCGAACCACATCGAAGGCTTCCGCGAGACCGTGCTGGCGCGGCGGGCCTATTCTCCGGCCGATCTCGAAGCGATGAACATCAATCTGGTCGGCGGCGATCCCTATGGCGGCGCCTGCACCATCGACCAGTTCTTCGTCTGGCGGCCGTTCGCAGGATCGGTCAACCACCGCAGCGCGGTCAAATCCCTTTATCACATCGGCGCTTCGACCCATCCGGGTCCGGGCCTCGGCGGCGGGTCGGGCTTCCTCGTGACCAAGGAGTTCCGGTGA
- a CDS encoding cyclase family protein, with translation MTAASALASLAELLVSGKVDVVDLSAPLGPDTPLLKLPPEFAVDTPKIEIHTISEYDKNGPFWAWNWLKIGEHSGTHFDAPHHWITGKEYSDGYTDTIPVRNYVAPVNVIDCSAESAADNDYLLTAEGVKAWEAKHGAIGKGEWVVMRTDWDKRNGSEASFLNADANGPHSPGPTVDCIEYIIERGAIGWGTQCIGTDAGAAGGMTPPFPAHNLMHKANRYGLASLCNLDKLPAKGAILIAAPLKIVKGTGSPVRAMALVPRG, from the coding sequence ATGACCGCTGCAAGCGCGCTGGCCAGCCTGGCCGAGCTTCTGGTGAGTGGAAAGGTTGACGTCGTCGACCTGTCCGCGCCGCTGGGTCCCGACACGCCGCTTCTCAAGCTGCCGCCGGAATTCGCGGTGGATACGCCCAAGATCGAGATTCACACCATCTCGGAATACGACAAGAACGGTCCGTTCTGGGCCTGGAACTGGCTGAAGATCGGTGAGCATTCCGGCACGCATTTCGATGCGCCCCACCACTGGATCACCGGCAAGGAATATTCCGACGGCTACACGGACACGATTCCGGTCCGCAACTATGTCGCGCCGGTCAATGTCATTGACTGCTCGGCCGAGTCCGCGGCCGACAACGACTACCTGCTCACCGCGGAGGGCGTGAAGGCCTGGGAAGCCAAGCATGGCGCCATCGGCAAGGGCGAATGGGTGGTGATGCGCACCGACTGGGACAAGCGCAACGGTTCCGAAGCTTCCTTCCTCAATGCCGACGCCAATGGCCCGCATTCGCCTGGACCGACGGTCGACTGCATCGAATACATCATCGAGCGCGGCGCGATCGGCTGGGGCACCCAGTGCATCGGCACCGACGCCGGTGCTGCCGGCGGCATGACCCCGCCATTCCCGGCGCACAACCTGATGCACAAGGCCAACCGTTATGGTCTGGCCAGCCTGTGCAATCTCGACAAGCTGCCGGCCAAGGGCGCGATCCTGATCGCGGCGCCGCTGAAGATCGTCAAGGGCACCGGCAGTCCGGTGCGCGCGATGGCGCTGGTCCCTCGCGGCTAG
- a CDS encoding ABC transporter permease, giving the protein MLDGRGSIRRRAGARLWLSALWLTLFVLAALLAPWISPHDPLAQDLMLGRLPPAWVAGAEPGYWLGTDSLGRDVLSRIIHGARIALIVALIAGTATCLLGSALGLVAGFYRGWADRLISRLVDIWMAFPPVLFAILLIAVLGTGLTSVILAIVIIDWTRFCRVVRAETLNQSKMDYVHSAKVAGFTRLRTLAGEILPNVLPTIIALLTLEMGIAVIVEAILSFVNLSISTDQPTWGGMIAEGRTSIHQAWWVLVFPLIALFFTVLSFAQFGDGLRERFDPVLR; this is encoded by the coding sequence ATGCTTGACGGACGCGGTTCGATACGCCGGCGCGCCGGCGCAAGGCTCTGGCTGTCGGCGCTGTGGCTGACCCTGTTCGTGCTGGCCGCGCTGCTGGCGCCATGGATCAGCCCGCATGACCCGCTCGCGCAGGACCTGATGCTCGGCCGTCTCCCACCAGCCTGGGTGGCGGGCGCGGAGCCCGGCTACTGGCTGGGCACCGACAGCCTTGGCCGCGATGTGCTGTCGCGCATCATCCATGGCGCGCGCATTGCGCTGATCGTCGCCCTGATCGCCGGCACCGCCACCTGCCTGCTCGGCTCGGCGCTCGGCCTCGTCGCCGGCTTCTATCGCGGCTGGGCCGACCGGCTGATCAGCCGGCTGGTCGACATCTGGATGGCGTTCCCGCCGGTGCTGTTCGCGATCCTGCTGATCGCGGTGCTCGGCACCGGCCTCACCTCCGTCATCCTGGCCATCGTCATCATCGACTGGACGCGCTTCTGCCGCGTCGTGCGTGCCGAAACGCTCAACCAGTCGAAGATGGATTATGTGCACAGCGCCAAGGTGGCAGGCTTCACGCGGCTGCGCACGCTGGCCGGCGAGATCCTGCCCAATGTGCTGCCCACCATCATCGCGCTGCTGACGCTGGAAATGGGCATCGCCGTCATCGTCGAAGCGATCCTGTCCTTCGTGAACCTGTCGATCTCGACCGACCAGCCGACCTGGGGCGGCATGATCGCGGAAGGCCGCACCAGCATCCATCAGGCCTGGTGGGTGCTTGTGTTCCCGCTCATCGCGCTCTTCTTCACGGTGCTGTCGTTCGCGCAGTTCGGCGACGGCCTGCGCGAACGTTTCGATCCGGTGCTGCGATGA
- a CDS encoding ABC transporter substrate-binding protein — translation MNGHPTRRTLLKLAGAGVAAASLTLPGKVFAQGKDELTIAYNVNLPSWDPTVGPSAVNPTIQGFYQSVFDMFIHQNPDLSFAPGLITEWGWNDDRSKIFLVVREGVKWHDGSPFTAEDVAWSLARAGKAETGNPIQFVWSKVGNFKVTGNRVEADVIEFEPTIFKWMSFLTGYVLPKAYYEKVGAEGFEAKPIGTGPYMVDRYERNAFVRLKANPDYWGGKPDFETVTIKFVTDAASRVAEVESGNSDVTLEIPYEEYDRLIGGKLKGSCETISDIAMIFINDVDPMLDKNVRLGAIKAIDKQLLIDRLLRGYGVPLSTLETPEYAAYDASIKVDANVEEAKKLLAASGYSPEKPVKFKIQTTRGFKPKDYEMIQAIVGMWRKVGIEAEIEVYEIAQHYELRAADKLAPAAFYNWGNAVGDPTTSTGFAMFGPSPHSVWDGKDLIDRIIPLWGEKDEAKRIQGWKDVDRYIADEGLVIPLLQYAQPIVHREGLKVTPHKSGALLPHLIKRA, via the coding sequence ATGAACGGACATCCAACCAGACGTACCCTGCTGAAACTGGCGGGCGCCGGCGTGGCTGCTGCCAGCCTGACGCTGCCAGGCAAGGTCTTTGCCCAGGGCAAGGACGAACTCACCATCGCCTACAACGTCAACCTGCCCTCCTGGGATCCGACGGTCGGCCCGTCGGCGGTGAACCCGACCATCCAGGGCTTCTACCAGTCTGTCTTCGACATGTTCATCCACCAGAACCCGGACTTGTCCTTTGCGCCGGGGCTGATCACCGAATGGGGCTGGAACGACGACCGCTCCAAGATCTTCCTGGTGGTTCGCGAAGGCGTCAAATGGCATGACGGCAGCCCGTTCACGGCCGAAGACGTCGCCTGGTCGCTGGCACGTGCCGGCAAGGCCGAAACCGGCAATCCGATCCAGTTCGTGTGGTCGAAGGTCGGTAATTTCAAGGTCACCGGCAACCGTGTCGAGGCCGACGTCATCGAGTTCGAGCCGACCATCTTCAAATGGATGTCGTTCCTGACCGGCTATGTGCTGCCGAAGGCGTATTACGAAAAGGTCGGCGCTGAAGGCTTCGAGGCCAAGCCGATCGGCACCGGGCCGTACATGGTCGACCGCTATGAACGCAATGCCTTCGTACGCCTGAAAGCCAACCCCGATTATTGGGGCGGCAAGCCAGATTTCGAAACCGTCACCATCAAGTTCGTCACCGACGCCGCCAGCCGCGTCGCCGAAGTCGAATCCGGCAATTCCGACGTGACGCTGGAAATCCCGTATGAAGAGTATGACCGGCTGATCGGCGGCAAGCTCAAGGGCAGCTGCGAAACCATCTCCGACATCGCGATGATCTTCATCAACGACGTCGACCCGATGCTGGACAAGAATGTCCGCCTCGGCGCCATCAAGGCCATCGACAAGCAACTGCTGATCGACCGCCTGCTGCGCGGCTACGGTGTGCCGTTGTCGACGCTGGAGACGCCGGAATACGCAGCCTATGACGCTTCGATCAAGGTCGATGCGAATGTCGAGGAAGCCAAGAAGCTGTTGGCTGCTTCCGGTTACTCGCCGGAGAAGCCGGTGAAGTTCAAGATCCAGACCACACGCGGCTTCAAGCCGAAGGACTACGAGATGATCCAGGCGATCGTCGGCATGTGGCGCAAGGTCGGCATCGAGGCCGAGATCGAGGTCTACGAGATCGCACAGCACTACGAGCTGCGTGCCGCCGACAAGCTGGCACCGGCCGCCTTCTACAACTGGGGCAACGCCGTCGGCGATCCGACCACCTCGACCGGCTTCGCCATGTTCGGCCCGAGCCCGCATTCGGTCTGGGACGGCAAGGATCTCATCGACCGCATCATCCCGCTGTGGGGCGAGAAGGACGAAGCCAAGCGCATCCAGGGCTGGAAGGACGTCGACCGCTACATCGCCGATGAAGGGCTGGTGATCCCGCTGCTGCAATATGCGCAGCCGATCGTGCACCGCGAGGGCCTGAAGGTGACGCCGCACAAGTCGGGTGCGCTGCTGCCGCACCTGATCAAGCGCGCATAA